The genome window CCAAGAGTTGAGCCTCATCACCACTCGTTCCAACTGGATGACCGGCCGTACGGACGCGAGGGCCGGCACGCGCGTCAGCGAGACAAGGAGCAACGGACATGGGTCGGAAGCTGTACGTTGGGAACCTGCCGTACCAGATTGGGGAAGCAGAGCTGCAGGAACTGTTCGGCCAGGCGGGCTCGGTCGACTCTGTGCGTGTGATGCGCGACATGGCCACGGGCCAGGCGCGCGGTTTCGCATTCGTCGAGATGGCCACTGACGAAGAGGCCCAGAAGGCGGCGACGCAGCTCAACGGACACTCCCTGGGCGGGCGGGCGCTGACGGTCAACGAGGCGCGACC of Vicinamibacterales bacterium contains these proteins:
- a CDS encoding RNA-binding protein, encoding MGRKLYVGNLPYQIGEAELQELFGQAGSVDSVRVMRDMATGQARGFAFVEMATDEEAQKAATQLNGHSLGGRALTVNEARPKPERTGGFGGPGGDRGGFGGGDGGRREPRW